DNA sequence from the bacterium genome:
TCGCCATAGATTTCGATCGGGCGGTTTCGCAGGGCCTGGCAGATGAAGTTGCTGACCACCCGGCCGTCCTCCGGGTCCATCCTCGGTCCATAAGTGTTGAAGATCCGGATGATCCTCGTCGGGAGGCCGGTCTGGCGCCGATGGTTGGCGGTGAGGGCCTCGGCGAAACGCTTGCTCTCGTCGTAAACCGCTCGGGGCCCCACCGAATTGACGTTGCCCCAGTAGCCTTCGACTTGGGGGTGAACCATCGGATCGCCGTAAACCTCGCTGGTGCTGGCCAGCAGAAAGCCGGCCTTTTTGCGTTGGGCCAGCTCCAGCAAATGGAGGGTCCCTTCGCCGTTCACCCGCATCGTCTCGACCGGAAAGCGCAGGTATTTGGGCGGCGAGGCCGGGCTGGCGAAGTGCAGGATCCAATCGACCGGGCCATCGAGCTCGAGCGGCGCAATGACGTCCCGGTTCAAAAGCTGGAAAGACCGATTCCCTTGCAGGTGAGCGAGGTTGATTTCCCGGCCGGTGAGGAAATTGTCGACGGCGATCACCTGGTGGCCCGAAGCGATCGCTCGGTCGGCCAGGTGGCTGCCCAGGAAACCGGCGGCACCGGTGATGAGGATTCTCATCGGCCGATCCCCAGGTAACGGAAGCCGGCTTTTTCCAAGGCCGCGCCGTCCAGAAAGTTTCGGCCGTCGAGGATCAGCGGCCTTTTCATCAGGCCGGCCAGCTTCGGCCAATCCAGGCTCCGGTATTCCGGCCACTCGGTGACCAGGATCGCCGCGTCGCCGTCGCGCACCGCCTCTTCGACCTCGGCGCAGAACCGGGCCTGGCCGCCGCCGAAACGGCCGGGGAAATCGGAGCGGGCCACCGGATCGTGGACCCGGACCGCCGCGCCCCGCTCGACCAGCCGCCGAACGATCTCCAGCGCCGGCGCGTCGCGAATGTCGTCGGTGTGGGGCTTGAAAGCCAAGCCCAGCAAGGCGACGTTGCGGCCCTTCAAAATCTTGAGCTCGGCCGCCAATTTTTCGACCGCCAGCTCGCGCTGGCGCTCATTGGCTTCGCGGGCGGCTTGGACGGTCTTGAGGGCCAAGCCGTATTCGCGGGCCGTCGACATGAGAGCGGCGGTGTCCTTGCCGAAGCAGGAGCCGCCCCAGCCGATCCCGGCCCGCAGAAACTCGGCTCCGATCCGCCGGTCCAGGCCGGTGGCCTTGGCGACGTCCCGCACGTCGGCCCCGACCTTTTCGGCAAGCAAGGCCATCTCGTTGATGAAGCTGATCTTCAGGGCCAGAAAGGCATTGGCCGAATACTTGATCAGCTCGGCCGAGGCCAAGTCGGTCCTGACCAAGGCGGTCGCGCGCTTCCCTTCGGGCGCCGGCAGTCCCGGCGGCACCCGGAAGTCTTGGGCCAGGATCGGCCGGTAAAGGTCGCGCAGGGCTTCCATCGATTCGGCGCTTTCGCCGCCGATCACGATCCGGTCCGGGAAGAAGGTGTCATGGATCGCCGATCCCTCCCGCAAAAATTCGGGATTGGAAACGACGGTGAAACGGGGCTCCGGAATGTCGGGCCGATGCTCGCGGATGGCCTCGCGAATCATCGACGCCACCCAATTCCCGCTGCCGATCGGCACGGTGGACTTGTTCACCACGACGGTGGGCTTGGAGCCCAGATGATGGCCGATCTGGGTCGCGGCTTCGCGCAGCGGGCCCAGATCGGGGCTGCCGTCTTCCAGGCTCGGCGTTCCCACCGCGATGAAGACGAAATCGGAGTCGGCCACGGCCTCGGCCGAACGGGTCGTGAAACGGAGCCGGGGAGAAGCCGCAGCCACCAATTCCGCCAAATGGGGCTCGAAAATCGGCAGCTGACCTTCTTGCAAACGGCGAACCTTGGCCTCGTCGAGGTCCTGACAGACCACCTCATTGCCCAGGTAGGCCAGGGAGGCGCCGGTCGTGAGACCGATGTAGCCAGTGCCGATCACGCCAATCTTCATCAAGGCTCCTTAAGAAGAGGCTGTTGAAAGCCATGGTCCTTCGGAATCTCCAAAAACGCCTGTTGGGGCGAGGTCAGCCAGTTGAATCGCACCAGATGAAAGAGAGCCGCGAAGCCGTCCTTCCAGCCGATCTTTTTACCCTGGAGCCGGGACCGGGGAAAATACGAAATGGGCACCTCGAGGACCCGGACCCGAATTTTGGCCAAATAAGCCGTCGTTTCGACCTCGATGCCGAATCTTTGCGAACGCAGCTTCATATTCTTCAAGATGTCGGCTCGGAAGACCTTGTAGCACGTTTCCATATCGGATAAATACATTCCGGAAGCAAAATTGCTCAGCAAGGTCAGGCAGCGGTTAACGAAATAGTGATAGGTCCGATGCACCTGAAACGAGGACTTCTTGAACCGGCTGCCGTAAACCACGTCGGCCGCTCCGCGCAGCAGTGGATCGAGGAGCAAGGGAATTTCCCCAGGGTCGTACTCGAAATCGGCGTCCTGAAAGATGATGAAGTCGCCGGTGGCTAAGGCGATGCCTCGAATCAGGCAGGCTCCCTTGCCTTGGTTGGTCGGCTGCTCCAAAACGGTGAAGCCATACTCCTGGCCAAGCCGGTTCAGGACCTGCAGGCTCGAATCGCTCGAGCCGTCGTCGATGAAGATCCACTCCCGGTCGATAGGGCAGGAAGACTTCATCAACCGGCGGATCACCTCCTCCAGCCGGGGTCCTTCGTTGAAGACCGGGACGATGATGGAGAGCTTTGGCATTTCCGGTTAAGGGGCTAAAACATTTGGCCACGATATGAAACTGCTTTTTCTTTGCCAGAGTTCTCCCCTCAAGGAGGGGGGCGCCGAAACCCGGAATCGGGAGGTCGCCCGGCATTTGGCGGCCCTTGGCCACCAAGTGACCGTGCTCTGCGCCAAGACCAGTCCCGGCGACCCTGCCGAGCTGTCCTGGGAGGGGGTGCGGATCCTGCAGAAGAAAGTCCTGCCCGATTTTCTGCTGCGAAAATACCCCTACCCCTCCTACCTCCCTTTGGCGGCGGCCAATCTCTTCCTGGCCTTTCATCTCCTCCGGCTGCTGCGCAAGGAGCGCTTCGATGCCTTGCGCGAGGACATCTCGCCGGTGCCGCCTTCGGGTCTCCTGGCCTTGATCCGCTTCCCGGGGATTCAGCGCTCGGCGATCGTCCACAATTTGGCCCCGAACCTCGGGCTCTGGTTCGACTATTACGGCCGGGCCTTTGGGACCGTCGGTTACCTGATGAACCGGCTCTTGCGCGGCGGGTGGCTGCGCTACGACGCCATCGTCTGCGATGGGAAATGGTTCGCCGAGGAGCTGCAAAAACATGCCGCCATCGCCAACCGAGTCGAGTTCATTCCCAACGGAGTCGGAGGAGCTTTCTTTGACGACCGTTCGGAAAACCGCAGCGGCGCCCGGATCTTGGCGGTGGGCCGCCTGGTCGAGATCAAGGGCCACCGCTTTCTATTGGAAGCCTTGGCTCGAATCGCCGGCAAGCATCCGGAGCTCCGCCTCTCGATCTACGGCGGAGGTCCGCTCCGCGAGGCTCTGATCGAGCTCGGCCGGGAGCTCGGGATCGCCGACCGGGTCTCTTTCGAAGCCTCGCGCCCGTCCGAGGCGATGCCCGAGGTTTACCGCGGCCATGACCTCTTCGTCATGCCTTCGCTCTTCGAAGGGCTGCCGCTGGCGCTCCTCGAGGCCATGGCCGGCAAGCTGCCGGTCTTGGTCAGCGACATCTCGGCCTTCCGCTCAGTCTTGGACGAGAGGTCAGCCCTCTTCTTCACCAAAGCCGACTCCGAGGATTTGGCGGCCAAGCTGAGCTGGGCCTTGGAGCATCGGCCGGAGCTGACGAAAATGACGGGGCTGGCCCAATCCAAGGCCCATGCCTACCGTTGGGAAAATATCTCGGCTTTGGAGCTGGCAAAAATGGTTGGCCCCCAAGGAAAGGAAGCTCGAGCCCATGGCTGAAGGATCCAAGCCGCTGAAGGCGGCTTTCCTCTTGAACAATCTTCACGGCGGAGGGGCCGAAAGAGTGGCGCTCAACCTGGCGGAGGGATTTCGCCGGGAGGGCTGGGCCGCCGATTTGCTCCTGGCCCGCAAGGAAGGCCACTACCTCAACCAAGTCCCGGCCGGCCTTTCGGTTCACGCTTTCAATACCCGAACCCCGGTGGGGAGCTTTTTCAAGCTGCTCGGCTACCTGCGTCGCGAGCGGCCCGACGTCTTATTCTCCTTCCTGCCCCGGGAAAATTTGGTCGCGCTGCTCGCGAAGAAATGGCGGCGGCCGGCCACTCGCTTCTGCGTCAGCGAGCAAAACACTCCCTCGGAAGTGCTCAAGATCAGCCCTTGGTACTATGCCTTGGCTTATCGATGGACCGTGCGTCATTTGTATCCCGGGGCCGACGGCTTGGTGGCGGTGTCCCACGGGGTAGGCAAGGACCTCCATCAAGCTTTCGGAATCGAGAAAAGCCGGATTCGAGTCATCTACAACCCGCTCATTGGGCCGGAAGTGGCGCGCCGCGCCGCCGAAGCCTTGGACGACCCTTGGTATCGGGATCGATCCTCGCCCCTGCTGCTGGCCGTCGGGCGACTCGAGCCGCAGAAAGATTTCTTCAGCTTACTGAACGCCTTCGTGGAAATTCGCCGGGTTCGACCCTGCCGGCTCCTCATCCTAGGGGAAGGCAGCCTGCGGGGGCCGCTGGAGGCACGGATTCGCGAGCTCGGCGCCGAGGGCCAAGTGCGGATGCCCGGCTTCGTCGACAATCCCTATGCCTGGATGGCGCGGGCCGACGTCATGGTTCTGTCCTCGGTGACCGAAGGCCTCTGCAACGTGATCGCCGAGACCGTTGCCTGCGGGACCACCGTGGTCAGCACCGATTGTCCGCATGGGCCTTGGGAAGTTTTGGAAGGCGGTCGGATCGGATACTTGGCGCCGATGGGCTCGCCGAAACAGCTGGCCGAAACGGTGCTGCGAGCCTTGGAATCGCCGATCGATCCGGCTTTGCTGCGGAAAAAAGCCGCTGAATTCGATCGCGACGAGCGAATTCGGGATTATGCCCGCATCGCCGCCGGGCTCTGCCGGGCCGAAGGCTCGTCCGACAAAAAGCTCAGCTCGAGCGAAGCAATCTCATCCCAACTCAGACCTTGAATCCGGCTCAGACCGCGAAGGGCCATCGCCTCGGCCCCTTCGGGATCGCCGGCCAACGGAATCAGCTTCCGGGCCAGATCCGAGGGGTCGGCCGGAGCGAAAAAGGTCGCCGTTGCCTCGTCGGCCACGTCGCGAAATCCCGGAATGTCCGAAACCAGGACCGGAAGCCCCACCGCCATCGCCTCCAGCAAGACGATGTTGAAGCCTTCCAGCAGCGAGGGCATGACCAAAAGGTCGAAGCTCCGATAAAAGGCCGGCAGATCGGACTCCGGAATGTAGCCCGCGAAATCGACCGAGCGCTCGATCCCCAAATGCCGGGCTTGGCGCCGGAGCGCCGGCTCCAGGTTTCCCTGGCCCAAGATCGTCAGTCGCAAGCCCGGAACGCTCTTTTGAGCCCGGGCCAAGCCTTCGAGCAGGTAGCGATGGCCTTTGTTGGGCGCCAAGCGGCCGACGCAAAGCAACCGCAGCAAAAGGTCCTTGGGTTTCGGGGCCGGCGCGGGCTTGAAATCCTTCAAATCGACGCCGTTGGGAACCGAGAAGACCGGCGTTCGCAAGGAATCCTCGGCCCGCAGGCTTTCGGCGTACCAATTCGCCGGAGCGACGATTCCGTCATAGGCCAGGCGGCCGCGGCGCAGAGCCCGCTCCATCGCATAGCCGTAGAGGCCGAATAGCCTTCCATAAAGCTGAATCCAAAGCCGGCGGCTCACCGGCAAGCCGTGAATGACCGCCACCCGGCGGGTCTTCAGTCGAGTGAAGGCAAAAATTCCCGAAACCGGGACCGGAGCCACCTCCTCCCGGATGGCATCGAAGCTTTCGCGGCGCAAAAATCGCCACAGGTAAAAGCCCATCAGCCAATTGGCCATCGCCAAAGTGAAGTAGCTGGGAAAGGGAAAGTGCTTGAGCAGAAAGTCGGGCAGGATTTTCTTGCGGAGGATCCGGAGCCCGTCGCGGCGCTCTTCGGATTTTTCGTCGACCCGAGTCTTGGCGCAAAGGTAAGTCACCTGGTGCCCCTGACCCGCGATCCGAACCGCGATTTCCCGGGAGCGGGTTTCCATCCCGCCCTCGCGATAGGGGCAGCTCTGCGACAGAAAAAGCAAGCGCATCCTCCAAGAGCTAGGAGCAAACGAGAGCCTTGGCAATAGAAATAAGCGCTGTTATTGGATGAAACCTTGATTCGAGAAACCATGGCAAAGACTCGATCGATCTTGCTCTACCTCATCCTGGCCCTGGGGATCGCCAATGGGCTCATGGCGCTGGGCCGGACCTGGGAACGCCGCTCCGAACCCGACTGGGTCGGCGAGTCCGAGCGCCGCTACGCCCGGCTTCGGGCCGATCCGAATTTGCCGGCGGTGCTGAGCTATGCCGGCGATCCCGACGCCTTCCACGTCGGCGACCACGCCGGCTTCCGCTTAATGCAATATACCTTGGCTCCCACCCTGATCACCGACCGCCTCGACCAAGAATGGCTGGTCTGGAACGGGCCTGCCCCGATTCGCGGCGAGCCGACCCTGCGCGGCTATTCGCTTTCGCGAAAGCTGGGCGAGGATCTGGATCTTTATCGCCGGGGGCGGCCTTGAGCTCGATCCTCCTCGTCAGCTGGATCCTGCCCCTCTTGCTCGGAGCTCTCTGGCTCGGGCTGCTGGCGCGGCCCCGCGACGCCGGCGCCGGGCTCCTCTTCGGCGGCCTGAGCTACGGGCTGGGCCTGGGGCTGCTGGGCTCGGCCTTTTTCCCCTGGATGCTGGCTTGGGGACCGCGGGCTGCGGGTTTCGCGGTCGCGCTATTTGGCATCTCGATTCTCGCCGTCTTGCTCTTGCGCCGGAAATGTCGGGCCCAGGCCTGGCTCACAGCCGCCGGCCCTAGCCCGAACCGGGCCTTGATGCTCATTGCCTTGGCTTTGTTGGCCATCGCGGTGGCGCTTTTTTTGCTCGAAGCCCGGCGCCTGCCTCACGGCCAATACGATGCTTGGATTTTCTGGAACATGCGGGCGCGATTTCTCTTCCGCGCCGGCGAGGAATGGCGCCAAGCCTTTTCCTGGCGCACGACTCACGGGACCTACCCCTTATTGCTCCCCTCCATCGTCGTCCAAGCCTGGAACACCCTGGCTCGGGAATCGATCCAAGCCACTCAATGGATCGCGGCCGCCTATGCCGTCGCCACGCTCGCGGTGCTGGGCGGCTCCTTGCGGATCTTGGATGGGAAGAGCCAAGGCTGGCTCGGCGCGGCCCTTCTTCTCGGCCAGCCCTTCTTCGCGATTCACGCCGCCTCGCTCTGCGCCGACGTGCCGATCGGCTTTTACTTCCTGGCCACTTTCGTCTTGGCCGCTCTCTACGACCGCGACCCGAAAAAAAATCGAGCTTGGATGCTCTTGGCCGGGATCAGCGCCGGGATGGCGGCCTGGACCAAGGTTGAGGGAGTGATCTTCGTCTTGGCCTTGGTCGGAGCCAAGCTCCTCACGACTTTGGTCGAAAGGCGATTTCGGGCGCTTTGGCGCGAGGGCCTGCCCTTCGGTCTGGGCCTCCTGCCTTGGGTGGCGATGTATTCCTATTTCCGCTGGAGCCTGCCCGACCGGCCGCCGCCGATGCCGGGCGCCGCCGCCCTTCCCGGCCTGACTTTATTCCAAAAGATCCTCGACCCGCAGCGCCACTGGATCATCGCGAAAAGTTTTTATCGGGAAATTTGGTGGCATCCGGACCACTTCATCCTGGGTCCGATCATCCTGCTCGCGCTTTTCGCCTTCGTTTTTTGGCGGCGCCGGACCGGCGATCGATCTTGGCGATGCTCGGCCCTGGCCTTGGCGCTGCTGATCGGTGGGTACTTCGGAGCCTATCTCCTCAGCCCCTTCGATCTTCGCTGGCATTTGGACCAATCGCTCAACCGCCTTTTGCTGCAGGCTTGGCCCAGCATGGTTTTCTTGGTCCTGCTCAGAAATAGTAGCGAGTCACGGTCCTGAAAATCGAAAGCGCCAGCGGAACGCCGCTGAAGACCAGCATCGCCCAGGGCATCCGCCGCTCGGCCGATTCCGACCAAGCCCAGCGGCGATTGTGAAAGACCAGGAAGCCGAGCGGCGCCAGCGCCAGAAAGTAGCGCCCCTGCAAGCCCTGGATGATCGGAATTCCGACCGGCGTCCAAGTGAGGAATTGCGAAAGGCAGAGGACGAGGAAGAGCCCGGCCGTGATCAAGGCGGCCACGATCTTCGGGCCGGCTCCGATTTCCACCTCATCGCCGTCGCCCAGGGCGATGGCAATGAGGCCCAGCGGGATCGCCACCAGCATCCAGCTCGGAACGCCGTACTCGGTCCAACCGAAGCGTCCGACGAAGCCGCCGAGGACCCCCGAGCCGTAATCGAGGAAGGAGTCGATCACCAAACGCAAGAAGACGAGGGGATGCTCCAGCACGAACTGTTTCTGGATCGCATAAGACATGGTGGCTTCGCCCCGCAGGGTCACCGCCATCCGGCCCTCGATCCCCAGCCAAAGCAACTGGCAGCCGATGGCTGAGATCGCCGAGAGAGCGAAGAGCCAAGGCCATTCCCGGTTCGCGTATTTTCGCGGGGCGATCATGAGAAAGGCCAAGACCAGCAGGACATAGGCCGGCTTGGCGGCGGCCAGCAGCAAAGCCAAGGCCGTGAAGATCAGCCATTGCCGCCGGCCGATCCGATCTTCGAGGCCGAAGGCCCAACGAAAAAGACAAGCGCTGAATAAAAAGCAAAGCCCGTTGCTGAGCCCATCGGCCGACACTCCGGAGGCCAAATAAACCGAGGAGGGCAGGAGCGCTAAGGCGAAAAAGAGCCAGCGATACACCGGGGTGAGACGCAAAGCCGCATAGATCACCGCGATCCAAAGGAGGAGATGGAGCAGCCGGCCCAAGTGGAGAATGGCCATCGGCCGCATTTCCCCGAGTTCGCCGAGCGCCGCCGCCACCGCTCCGCCCAGATAGGGCAATGGCGGGTAGCGGGCGGTCGTCGGGAAGGCGACGAAGGCCCGATCCTTCCGGTCCAACGGAACCGTCCAGGCCCATCTCAACTCTTGGAGGCTGGTTTTGCGCTCGGCATGGAAGCCCAGCCGCTCGAAGGGTTGGCGCAGGAACGGCAAGCTCTTGGGCAGCTCGCCGCCCAGGGAATTTCCGCTTCGCTCCGGCCAGAGTTGTCCCTGCCCGAGCTGGTAGGCTCGATAGAAATGAGCTTCTTCATCCATCACTTGGAAGGGCGGAATCGTGACGCTGAAGGCCAGGCCGAAAATCAGGCCGATCAGCAAAAACAGGTTTTCGGCCTTGCCAAAAAACCCCAGCATCCCGAGGTGTTATTCATATTTCGGCGGCATTGCAACGAATTTGGCCGCGACCCCAGAGGGACTTTGACAATAAAACCCTTTCTGTAATAAGCCTTTGGGCGCAATTGGATGGGAGGGTTCCGGTTGGAAAAAGAATATCAAGTCAACGCGCCGAAGGTCATCAGCGAAACCATCGACGGCGAAACGATCATCATCAATCTCGAATCCGGCAACTATTTCAGCTTGAATGCTTCCGGCGGAACCTTATGGCAGGGATTGGCCGGCAAGGCCTCGCGAGCCGCGATCGTTGAAAATCTTTGCCGGCTCTACAACTTGAAAATCAAAGACGCCCAATCCGACGTCGAAGAATTTTTCTCCCGGCTCCTCCAGGAAAATCTGATCGTCGGCCGCGAAGGACACGGTCCCGGCGCCGGCGCCGAGAGCCCAAGCCGGAGCGATTCCCGGCCCTATGAAAAACCGACCCTGCTCAAATACGAAGACATGCAGGACTTGCTGCTCCTCGATCCGATTCATGACGTGGACGAGGCCGGATGGCCGATGACCAAGCAAAACGCTTCTTGAGGCATGAACGTCGATCCCGCCGCTTATTTCGAACAAGTCGAAGCTCGATTCGAGCTCGCCGCTTCGCGGGTCGGAGAGGTTGAAAAGTCTTTTCGAGTCGGCGGCGACGGCCTCCGCTTCCGAATCGCCGGCGAGGCCTTGGCCGATAAAATTCTGCCGGCCCTCACTCACCTTCAAATCGATGCCCCGGCCGAAGCGGATTTCACCTTCTTGGCCTGGGACTCCGCCGGCAGCGGGGTGAAGATGCTGCCGCCGCCCTGGCGCTTCGAATACTACCGAGGCAAGGGCGAGATTCCGGAATTCAGCGACGAGGAGGTCTGGACCGCCTACCAGCACGGCCCCGACGCGCTGAACCTGTGGCATCGCCGCCGCCGGCGCGGCATATTTTGGGTCCGCCGGGCCGAGGCCCTGCCCTATTACGAATCGGGCGCTCCGCTGCGCTACCTTTTCCAAGCCTGGGCCTTGCAGCGGAACCGCCAATTGGCCCACGGAGCCGCCATCGGCGATGCCGAAGGCGGGCTATTGATCACGGGCAAAGGCGGGCTCGGCAAGTCGACGACCGCCGCCAGCGCCCTCTTCTCTCCGCTGCTCTTCGCCGGCGACGACTACGTCTTGCTCGACACCGAGGCGCCGCGGGCCCACAGTCTCTATGCGACCGCCAAGCTGAACGCCGATTCCTTGGATTGGATGCCCGAGCTGAAATCCTCGATCTTCAACCCCGGCCGCGATCCCGACGAGAAGGCCTTGCTTCGGCTTTGGCCCCGCTTTGCCGACCGCCTCACGCCCTCGCTTTCGCTCAAGGCCCTGGTCATTCCCGGGGTCTCCCAGGAAAAGGGCGGCGGCCATTTCGAGCCGATCTCGCCGATCCAAGCCTTGCAAGCCCTGGCTCCGAGCACCTTGGTTCAGCTCCCCGGATCGGGGAACGAAATTTTTCCGCGGCTGGCCGGCATGGCCAAGCGGCTTCCGGCATTCCGGTTTCATTTGGGCCGGGAAACGGCGAAGATCCCGGAAGTGATTCAAGAGCTGCTCGCCAAGCTCTAAGTTCATTATGATGAGCATTCGTCGCGCCAAGAAGATTCTCGCCGTGACCGACTACGTCCTCACGCCGCTCCACGAAGGCGGCGCGCTGCGGCTCTTCAGCCTGCTGCGCGGCCTGGGCGAGCTCGGCCACCAAGCGACCTTTCTGCCGAGGACCGACCACTTCCCGCACCAAGACGGGAGCCTCGAGGAAGCCGTCGCCTATCTCCGAAGCCAAGGCATCGAGGTCCCCGGCGGCCCCGAGCCCGAGCCCCTGCGCGGCCATCTGGAGCGGGCCGGCGGAGAGTACGACGCGGTGATCTTGAGCGGAGCCTACGCGGCTCAATACTGCTTCCAATCGGTGCGCCGCCTGGCGCCCCAGGCCGCTCTAATCTACGACACCGTCGACCTTCACCACCGGCGGCTGTTTCGGGAAGCCAAGCTTTCCGGCAGCCTGTTCCACCTCCGCCAGGCCTTGGCGATGAAGAAGAGCGAGCTGCTCTGCGCTAGCCACGCCGATCTCACGCTGGCGGTGACCGAGGAGGAACGGGAATTCCTCGCCCGGGAATGTCCCGGCGCCCGCATCTTCCTGCTCTCCAACGTCCATGAAGTCCATCGCCGAGCCGGCGATGCCCGGCCGGGGAAAGACATCCTGTTCCTAGGGGCCTTTCACCATCCGCCCAATCTCGACGCGGTCTTTTATTTTTTGGACGAGATTTTCCCCCTCATCGTCCCCCGTCTCCCCGCGGCCCGGCTTCAGGTGGTGGGCAGCAATCCGCCGCCCGAGCTTTTGGCTCGGGGCTCCGAAAGGATTCTGATCCGGGGCTTCGTCCCCGACCTGGGCGAGGCCATGGCCGGCTCCCGGCTGTCGGTGGCGCCGCTGCGCTTCGGGGCCGGGGTGAAGGGCAAGATTCTGGCCAGCATGGGCTACGGCGTGCCGGTGGTCGCCACCTCCACCGCGATCGAGGGAATGGAGCTGCGGCCCGGAGAAAACATTTTGTCGGCCGCCGGCCCCGAGGCATTCGCCCTCCAAGTCGAAAAGCTGGCTCGCGACGAATCCCTTTGGAAAAGCCTCTCGGCCGCCGGCCAGGATTGGGTCGAGCGGAATTATTCGCCGGCGGCGGCCCGCGACCGGCTTTGCCAAATGCTCGGCGAATGCGAGACCCCGAAGGAGGCCCGGTCGTGAATCCTCGGCCCTTGGTCAGCGCGATCGTGCCCCTGTTCAACGGCGAAGCTTATTTGGGCGAGGCCTTGGCCAGCATCTCGGCCCAAAACTACCGGCCGATCGAAATCATCGTCGTCGATGACGGCTCCTCGGACCGAGGCTACGAGATCGCCCAGAGCTATGGCGGAGTCCGTTGCTTCCGGCAGGAACGCGGGGGTGTGGCCGTGGCCCGCAACCGCGGCGTCACCGAGGCCCAAGGCGAATACTTGGCCTTTCTCGATCAGGACGACAAATGGACGCCCGACAAGCTCGAGATCCAAGTCGACTATTTAAGGAGCCACCGGGAGCTGGGCTATGTCTTCGCCCATCAACGCCTCTTCCTCGAGCCCGGCAGCCCGCCACCGGTGTGGATCCGTCAGGAGCTCGTCGACCGGCCCCATCCCGGCTTCTGCCCCGGAACCATCCTGATCGATCGCGAATTTTTCAGGAAGGTCGGCTTCTTCAATCCGGCCTACCGCTTCACCAGCGACGGCGATTGGTTTTTCCGGGCCCAAGACCTGAGCCCCCGGGTATTCCTGCCCGAGGTCCTGCTCCTCAAGCGAAGCCATCGCGAAAACGAATCCAATCACTACTCCTCCATGCAAAGCGAGATGCACCGAGTCATGCTCGAACGGATCAAGCGGAAACGGAGTGCCGGTGGTTGAAGCCTCGATCAGCGTGATCGTCCCGGTTTACAACGGCGAGCCTTATTTGGCCGAGGCGTTGGACAGCGTCCTCGGCCAAAGCCGTCGGCCCAGCCAAGTCGTGGTGATCGACGACGGATCCCAGGACCGGAGCGCGAATTTGGCCCGCCGACCCGGCGTCGAGCTGCTTCAGCAGGCGAACCTCGGCGCGGCGGCGGCCCGCAATCGCGGGATCGAGGCCGCCACCGGCGATCTTTTGGCCTTCCTCGATGCCGACGACTATTGGCCGCTCGGGAAATTGGAAATCCAAGCCCGGGCTCTCGCCGAGGACTCGGGGATCGACATGGTCTTCGGCCAAGTCCGCCATTTTTTCAGCCCCGAGCTCGACGAAGGGGAGCGCTCGAAGCTGCAATGTCCCGAGGAGCTTATGGCCGGCTATGTGCCGGGAACCCTCCTGATCCGCCGCTCGACCCTGCTTGAGGTCGGGCTTTTCAGCCCCGAATTTCGGGCCGGCGAATTCATCGAATGGTTCGACCGGGCTCAAGCCAGGGGCCTGAAATCGCGGGTCCTCCCCGAGACCCTCCTCTTCCGGCGCATCCACCGGGACAATTTCGGCCGTCGCGAAAAGCACCGGCGCCAAGATTATCTTAAAGTGGTGAAAGCCGCTCTTGACCGGCGGCGAAAAACCGTACAAGGCTGACCGCTATGTCGACCGCCATTGGCTTTCCAACCACCTGTTTCCCCGATTCCGACCACGAGCTGCTGCTCAAGGCCGCCGTCCTCGAGGGATCCGAAGCCATCGACGCCTGGCAACAATGGAAGTCCCGGGTCGACATCGACGACATCGATTACGCCGGCTTCCGCTTGGTCCCGCTGCTTTACCGCAACCTCCTGAGCTTGGGCGTGAAGGACCCGCTGATGGATCGGCTCAAGGGAGTTTATCGCTACAGCTGG
Encoded proteins:
- a CDS encoding glycosyltransferase family 4 protein, translating into MLFLSQSCPYREGGMETRSREIAVRIAGQGHQVTYLCAKTRVDEKSEERRDGLRILRKKILPDFLLKHFPFPSYFTLAMANWLMGFYLWRFLRRESFDAIREEVAPVPVSGIFAFTRLKTRRVAVIHGLPVSRRLWIQLYGRLFGLYGYAMERALRRGRLAYDGIVAPANWYAESLRAEDSLRTPVFSVPNGVDLKDFKPAPAPKPKDLLLRLLCVGRLAPNKGHRYLLEGLARAQKSVPGLRLTILGQGNLEPALRRQARHLGIERSVDFAGYIPESDLPAFYRSFDLLVMPSLLEGFNIVLLEAMAVGLPVLVSDIPGFRDVADEATATFFAPADPSDLARKLIPLAGDPEGAEAMALRGLSRIQGLSWDEIASLELSFLSDEPSARQSPAAMRA
- a CDS encoding DUF2142 domain-containing protein, encoding MLGFFGKAENLFLLIGLIFGLAFSVTIPPFQVMDEEAHFYRAYQLGQGQLWPERSGNSLGGELPKSLPFLRQPFERLGFHAERKTSLQELRWAWTVPLDRKDRAFVAFPTTARYPPLPYLGGAVAAALGELGEMRPMAILHLGRLLHLLLWIAVIYAALRLTPVYRWLFFALALLPSSVYLASGVSADGLSNGLCFLFSACLFRWAFGLEDRIGRRQWLIFTALALLLAAAKPAYVLLVLAFLMIAPRKYANREWPWLFALSAISAIGCQLLWLGIEGRMAVTLRGEATMSYAIQKQFVLEHPLVFLRLVIDSFLDYGSGVLGGFVGRFGWTEYGVPSWMLVAIPLGLIAIALGDGDEVEIGAGPKIVAALITAGLFLVLCLSQFLTWTPVGIPIIQGLQGRYFLALAPLGFLVFHNRRWAWSESAERRMPWAMLVFSGVPLALSIFRTVTRYYF
- a CDS encoding PqqD family protein, which produces MEKEYQVNAPKVISETIDGETIIINLESGNYFSLNASGGTLWQGLAGKASRAAIVENLCRLYNLKIKDAQSDVEEFFSRLLQENLIVGREGHGPGAGAESPSRSDSRPYEKPTLLKYEDMQDLLLLDPIHDVDEAGWPMTKQNAS
- a CDS encoding glycosyltransferase, whose protein sequence is MSIRRAKKILAVTDYVLTPLHEGGALRLFSLLRGLGELGHQATFLPRTDHFPHQDGSLEEAVAYLRSQGIEVPGGPEPEPLRGHLERAGGEYDAVILSGAYAAQYCFQSVRRLAPQAALIYDTVDLHHRRLFREAKLSGSLFHLRQALAMKKSELLCASHADLTLAVTEEEREFLARECPGARIFLLSNVHEVHRRAGDARPGKDILFLGAFHHPPNLDAVFYFLDEIFPLIVPRLPAARLQVVGSNPPPELLARGSERILIRGFVPDLGEAMAGSRLSVAPLRFGAGVKGKILASMGYGVPVVATSTAIEGMELRPGENILSAAGPEAFALQVEKLARDESLWKSLSAAGQDWVERNYSPAAARDRLCQMLGECETPKEARS
- a CDS encoding glycosyltransferase family A protein, with the protein product MNPRPLVSAIVPLFNGEAYLGEALASISAQNYRPIEIIVVDDGSSDRGYEIAQSYGGVRCFRQERGGVAVARNRGVTEAQGEYLAFLDQDDKWTPDKLEIQVDYLRSHRELGYVFAHQRLFLEPGSPPPVWIRQELVDRPHPGFCPGTILIDREFFRKVGFFNPAYRFTSDGDWFFRAQDLSPRVFLPEVLLLKRSHRENESNHYSSMQSEMHRVMLERIKRKRSAGG
- a CDS encoding glycosyltransferase family A protein; this encodes MVEASISVIVPVYNGEPYLAEALDSVLGQSRRPSQVVVIDDGSQDRSANLARRPGVELLQQANLGAAAARNRGIEAATGDLLAFLDADDYWPLGKLEIQARALAEDSGIDMVFGQVRHFFSPELDEGERSKLQCPEELMAGYVPGTLLIRRSTLLEVGLFSPEFRAGEFIEWFDRAQARGLKSRVLPETLLFRRIHRDNFGRREKHRRQDYLKVVKAALDRRRKTVQG